A stretch of Spirochaetota bacterium DNA encodes these proteins:
- the rlmN gene encoding 23S rRNA (adenine(2503)-C(2))-methyltransferase RlmN, producing the protein MIDTPKLSILDYDFEMLQALLIKNGYPKYKAQTILQWIYKRSVFTFDEMSDLSKKDRSALAELFTVISLTQKRVQTSEDGTLKFLFIAEDGENIETVMIPNEDDSRYTICVSSQVGCALRCSFCATGLLGYKRDLRRDEIISQVLLVDAYLKNTYKLDPHDRAIDNIVFMGMGEPFLNFDAVIGSIEVLNDQKCFDIGTRRITVSTSGIIDGIQRLAYARGQVRLALSLHAANHEKRKTIMPIARKENTKEVLDAVRYYQEKTGRRITIEYILIEGFNNLEEDVLALKHELHKIKYNLNVIPLNPVSSLPYDAPSQNCINDFTARLKRHSIPHVLRISKGRDIDAACGQLALKNQQV; encoded by the coding sequence ATGATAGATACTCCAAAATTATCCATACTCGATTACGATTTTGAAATGTTACAAGCACTTCTCATAAAAAATGGTTACCCAAAATACAAAGCTCAAACTATCCTCCAATGGATATACAAAAGAAGTGTTTTCACTTTTGATGAAATGAGTGATCTCTCTAAAAAAGATAGAAGTGCTTTAGCAGAATTATTTACTGTAATTTCATTAACTCAAAAAAGAGTCCAAACTTCAGAAGATGGCACATTAAAATTTCTTTTTATTGCAGAAGATGGTGAAAATATTGAAACCGTCATGATTCCTAACGAAGATGATTCTCGTTATACTATTTGTGTATCATCACAAGTAGGTTGTGCTTTACGATGTTCTTTTTGTGCTACGGGATTACTAGGATACAAAAGAGATCTCCGAAGAGACGAAATTATATCTCAAGTTCTTCTTGTTGATGCTTATCTCAAAAACACCTACAAACTTGATCCCCACGATAGAGCTATTGACAATATCGTATTTATGGGAATGGGAGAACCTTTCCTAAATTTTGATGCTGTTATTGGTTCTATTGAAGTTCTTAATGATCAAAAATGTTTTGATATTGGAACACGCAGAATCACAGTCTCCACATCAGGTATTATCGATGGTATCCAAAGACTAGCTTATGCTAGGGGACAAGTTCGCTTAGCATTATCACTACACGCAGCAAATCATGAAAAACGCAAAACTATCATGCCTATCGCTAGAAAAGAAAATACCAAAGAAGTTCTTGATGCTGTTCGTTATTATCAAGAAAAAACTGGTAGGCGTATTACCATAGAGTATATTCTTATCGAAGGATTTAACAATCTTGAAGAAGATGTATTAGCACTAAAACATGAATTACATAAAATTAAATACAATCTTAATGTAATACCATTAAATCCAGTATCTAGCTTGCCTTACGACGCTCCTAGTCAGAATTGTATTAATGACTTCACAGCTCGTCTCAAAAGACATTCTATCCCTCATGTATTAAGAATATCCAAAGGAAGAGATATTGATGCAGCATGTGGTCAATTAGCATTAAAAAATCAACAAGTATAA
- the priA gene encoding primosomal protein N' codes for MHEPWLLAEVVLNVPLHSTYYYIIPQELQNQDIALKRVAIHFGRREEIGFVMRILKEEEVTTTNLRDLKSIKEIESVIDAEPIFTSDLINLGEIVAEYYHAPIGEVIFTMLPPLKEPKHFTNPYISEHKDFTPNEEQQLAFDIMKDSVGTASTFLLQGVTGSGKTEVYKLLARECLLQNKNSIILVPEIALTDQTLRRFSEEFGSHIALFHSKLSPAERSSEWIRVLKGDAKIVIGPRSAIFAPVKNLGLIILDEEHDPSYKAMDSPRYHARGVAFMRSKKEKALLLFGSATPSIESRYAADQGLITKIQLMNRFNNISLPEVQIVDLKEEKTGNTFLSETLFKKLVETLSQKKQSLIFLNRRGYSPSLLCQDCGFFFKCPNCDIGMTWYKRDGMVKCRYCEFEDTAPNNCPECGGFNIKDIGYGTEKLEDSLQSLLPSARILRLDLDTAKKKHGSDKILRAMQNHEADILVGTQMIAKGHDIANITLVGALFPEIMLSLPDFRASERTFSLLSQAIGRAGRRDTQGYAIIQTYLADHFAVQLAITQDYEQFYKQEIQVRKEFNYPPFVRMGRIVFRSTDENILTQLNYQLKKALKKQKPNFQAHQLEVLGPSPCPIERINNHYRYHILMKSENHSSMLKMIKFIYKLYKSFPSSDKIKIEIDVDPTQIL; via the coding sequence ATGCATGAACCTTGGTTATTAGCAGAAGTTGTATTGAATGTGCCTCTCCATAGTACTTATTATTACATCATTCCTCAAGAATTACAAAATCAAGATATCGCTCTCAAGCGTGTGGCTATTCATTTTGGTCGTAGAGAAGAGATTGGCTTTGTCATGCGTATTCTTAAAGAAGAAGAAGTTACTACAACAAATCTCAGAGATCTAAAATCTATTAAAGAAATAGAAAGTGTTATTGATGCTGAGCCTATTTTCACATCTGATTTAATCAATCTCGGAGAAATAGTAGCAGAATATTATCACGCTCCTATAGGTGAAGTCATTTTCACAATGCTCCCTCCACTTAAAGAGCCAAAACATTTTACCAATCCTTATATCTCTGAACACAAAGATTTCACCCCAAATGAAGAACAACAATTAGCTTTTGATATTATGAAAGATTCTGTAGGTACAGCGTCAACTTTTTTATTACAAGGAGTTACAGGTAGTGGCAAAACAGAAGTCTACAAACTTCTTGCTCGTGAATGTCTCCTTCAAAATAAAAATAGTATTATTCTTGTACCAGAAATTGCACTTACCGATCAAACTTTGCGACGATTTTCAGAAGAATTCGGTAGTCATATTGCTTTGTTTCATAGCAAGCTCAGTCCAGCAGAGCGTTCTAGTGAGTGGATTCGTGTCCTCAAAGGCGATGCCAAAATTGTAATAGGCCCTCGTAGTGCTATTTTTGCTCCTGTTAAAAATCTAGGATTAATTATCTTAGATGAAGAACATGATCCCTCTTACAAAGCTATGGACTCCCCTCGTTATCATGCACGAGGAGTGGCATTCATGAGATCAAAAAAAGAAAAAGCACTCTTACTATTTGGATCAGCAACGCCTAGTATAGAAAGTCGCTATGCCGCTGATCAAGGTCTTATTACAAAAATACAACTTATGAATCGTTTTAATAATATTTCGTTACCCGAAGTACAAATTGTCGATCTAAAAGAAGAAAAAACGGGCAATACTTTTTTGTCAGAAACACTATTCAAAAAATTAGTAGAAACATTATCTCAAAAAAAACAAAGTCTTATTTTTCTTAATAGAAGAGGTTATTCTCCTAGTTTGTTATGTCAAGATTGTGGATTCTTTTTTAAGTGTCCTAATTGTGATATAGGTATGACTTGGTATAAAAGAGATGGTATGGTCAAATGTCGTTATTGTGAATTTGAAGACACTGCTCCGAATAATTGCCCAGAATGTGGGGGCTTTAATATCAAAGATATTGGCTATGGTACAGAAAAATTAGAAGATTCCCTACAAAGTTTACTTCCTTCTGCTCGTATTTTGAGATTAGATCTTGATACCGCTAAGAAAAAACATGGATCGGACAAAATTCTCAGAGCAATGCAAAATCACGAAGCTGATATTTTGGTAGGTACTCAAATGATAGCAAAAGGACATGATATCGCCAATATCACTCTTGTCGGAGCATTATTCCCTGAGATCATGTTATCTTTACCAGATTTTAGAGCCTCAGAGCGTACCTTTTCCCTTTTATCACAAGCTATAGGCAGAGCAGGTCGTCGTGACACACAAGGCTACGCTATTATACAAACATATCTTGCTGATCATTTTGCCGTACAATTAGCAATTACCCAAGATTATGAACAATTCTATAAACAAGAAATACAAGTACGAAAAGAATTCAATTATCCTCCTTTTGTCAGAATGGGGCGTATTGTTTTTAGATCTACCGATGAGAATATTCTTACCCAACTGAATTATCAACTCAAAAAAGCTTTAAAAAAACAAAAACCCAATTTTCAAGCTCATCAACTCGAAGTATTAGGACCTTCCCCTTGTCCTATAGAAAGGATTAATAATCATTATCGTTATCATATTTTGATGAAGAGTGAAAATCACTCCTCTATGCTCAAAATGATAAAGTTTATTTACAAATTATACAAAAGTTTTCCATCTAGCGATAAGATAAAAATCGAAATAGATGTCGATCCTACTCAAATCTTATAA
- a CDS encoding uracil-DNA glycosylase, which yields MDNIKRLIQQHFTEEHITSIDITQHTEQQLPNTSTEAHPNTSSTEENTENEEETSMAKNIKSSPSTKDTKIKEKSQEKMITYSPPIPSDPQLLELYNTCLICKACELCDSALNLVFGDGNPKAQIMVIGEAPGADEDEQGRPFVGRAGQLLIKLLNKYGVQREDIFIANILKHRPPNNRNPLSSEISACTPFLRKQIELIQPKLLITLGNFSSQYILETKVGITKIRGVVQESSYGMVLPTLHPSAIIRGAYPVDLLEKDVVTALQYVGYDAILED from the coding sequence TTGGATAATATAAAAAGACTTATTCAACAACACTTTACTGAAGAACATATTACTTCTATAGATATAACTCAACATACAGAACAACAGCTTCCAAATACTAGTACTGAAGCTCATCCAAACACCTCTTCTACAGAAGAAAATACAGAAAACGAGGAAGAAACATCTATGGCAAAAAATATCAAATCATCACCTTCTACAAAAGATACTAAAATTAAAGAAAAATCTCAAGAAAAAATGATTACCTACTCTCCTCCTATACCCAGTGATCCTCAATTATTAGAATTATACAACACTTGTCTTATTTGTAAAGCTTGTGAATTATGTGATTCTGCTTTGAATTTGGTATTTGGTGATGGTAATCCAAAAGCTCAAATCATGGTGATCGGAGAAGCTCCTGGAGCTGATGAAGATGAACAAGGAAGACCTTTTGTCGGGCGTGCTGGACAATTATTGATCAAACTCCTAAACAAATACGGTGTCCAGCGTGAAGATATTTTTATTGCAAATATTCTAAAACATAGACCACCAAATAATAGAAATCCTCTCTCATCGGAAATCAGTGCTTGTACTCCTTTTTTAAGAAAACAAATAGAACTCATACAACCAAAATTATTGATTACTTTGGGAAATTTTTCTTCTCAATATATTTTAGAAACTAAAGTAGGTATTACCAAAATTCGTGGAGTTGTTCAAGAATCTTCTTATGGAATGGTACTACCCACCCTACATCCTTCCGCAATTATCAGAGGGGCCTACCCTGTTGATTTGTTAGAAAAAGATGTAGTTACCGCTTTACAATATGTAGGTTATGACGCTATATTAGAGGATTAA
- the rdgB gene encoding RdgB/HAM1 family non-canonical purine NTP pyrophosphatase: MNILLATQNKHKIEEISSILLSIPSIDITIPSQSLDIPEGDISYIENALLKAKAWAKYYPDHYILADDSGLEVAALNNAPGVISAEYASKNATHQEHIDKLLLELNDVTDRSALFVSYILLLSPQQEIFFSRGECYGSITKHQSGHKGFGYDPIFAPLQFNHQHTLADLTIEQKNSISHRYKALLGLKDYLQYIEAPIG, translated from the coding sequence ATGAATATCTTGCTAGCCACTCAAAATAAACATAAAATAGAAGAAATATCTTCTATTTTATTATCTATTCCTTCTATTGATATCACTATACCTAGTCAATCATTAGATATACCAGAAGGCGATATTTCTTATATAGAAAACGCCCTACTCAAAGCCAAAGCTTGGGCAAAATATTATCCAGATCACTATATCCTAGCAGATGATTCTGGATTAGAAGTAGCTGCACTCAATAATGCACCTGGTGTTATTTCTGCTGAATATGCCAGTAAAAATGCTACTCATCAGGAACATATTGACAAATTATTACTTGAGCTAAACGATGTTACAGACCGTTCAGCTTTGTTTGTTTCTTATATTTTATTATTATCTCCCCAACAAGAAATATTTTTTTCTCGTGGAGAGTGTTACGGATCTATTACTAAGCATCAATCTGGACACAAAGGCTTTGGTTATGATCCTATTTTTGCTCCTCTTCAATTCAATCATCAACATACACTTGCTGATCTAACAATAGAACAAAAAAACAGTATCTCCCATCGTTACAAAGCTTTATTAGGATTGAAAGATTATTTACAATATATAGAGGCACCCATTGGATAA
- a CDS encoding glutathione ABC transporter substrate-binding protein, translating into MLKVALLFVSVLSVMSCAQSEVLTNKDLIKIGVPIEAVTLYPYGSNDNATARVLVNIFDRLIEKDSKGEFQPGLATSWKIETPTSIKLNLRSNVTFHNGTPFTAKDVKYSIQKMMKAPEIEHIASPMKNVDIIDDYTVVINLHKPFAPILSHLAHITMSIMSKDYTETAGVDIDQKPIGTGPYKLKTWNRGQNLLLEANTEYWNGAPKIANIEFRNIPEATARTIALETGDIDIAYDIDAIDRERVQNSPDLQLIEESIARIEYLGFNINKGKNPIWKDKRVREAVALALDYEGIINSVLFGTGTLTDSILYKSVIGHYDGLKIRVRNIAKAKELLAEAGIAPGTKVTMWATEGQRQKILEIVQANLREIGIDASIEIYEWARFIDSTAKGEHDMFILGWTTVTGDADYGIYNLVHSKAFGPGGNRSFYSNSKVDTLLESARIELDPIKRADMYKTIQEILYEDLPLIPLYYKLSNIGASKFVKGFEFDLSDAHRLRTVYFENK; encoded by the coding sequence ATGTTAAAAGTAGCATTATTATTTGTGAGTGTGTTGTCAGTAATGTCATGCGCTCAATCAGAAGTTCTAACGAATAAAGATTTAATTAAAATAGGAGTACCAATAGAAGCAGTAACACTGTATCCTTATGGTTCTAATGATAATGCTACTGCAAGAGTATTAGTCAATATCTTTGATCGTCTGATTGAAAAAGATAGTAAAGGTGAATTCCAACCAGGTTTAGCAACTTCATGGAAAATAGAAACGCCTACTTCTATTAAATTAAATCTTCGTTCAAATGTCACTTTTCATAATGGAACACCATTTACAGCGAAAGATGTGAAATATAGTATTCAAAAAATGATGAAAGCTCCTGAAATTGAACATATTGCTAGTCCTATGAAAAATGTAGATATCATAGATGATTATACAGTAGTAATAAATTTACACAAACCTTTTGCTCCTATTCTATCTCATTTAGCGCATATAACTATGTCTATTATGAGTAAAGATTATACAGAAACTGCTGGTGTAGATATTGATCAAAAACCAATAGGTACAGGACCTTATAAATTAAAAACTTGGAATAGAGGGCAAAATTTACTATTAGAAGCTAATACTGAATATTGGAATGGAGCTCCTAAAATTGCTAATATTGAATTTAGAAATATACCAGAAGCAACTGCAAGAACTATTGCATTAGAAACTGGAGATATTGATATAGCCTATGATATAGATGCTATTGATAGAGAAAGAGTTCAAAATAGCCCTGATTTACAATTGATTGAAGAGTCTATTGCTCGTATTGAATATCTAGGATTTAATATTAATAAAGGTAAAAATCCTATATGGAAAGATAAAAGAGTCAGAGAAGCTGTAGCACTTGCATTAGATTATGAGGGTATTATCAATTCCGTATTATTTGGTACAGGAACTCTTACTGATTCTATTCTTTATAAGTCTGTAATTGGACATTACGATGGATTGAAAATTCGTGTTAGAAATATAGCAAAAGCAAAAGAATTATTAGCTGAAGCTGGTATTGCACCTGGTACAAAAGTAACCATGTGGGCTACAGAAGGTCAACGGCAAAAAATATTAGAGATTGTACAAGCAAATTTAAGAGAAATAGGTATTGATGCTAGTATAGAAATTTATGAATGGGCTCGTTTTATAGATAGTACAGCAAAAGGTGAGCATGATATGTTTATTCTAGGTTGGACTACTGTAACAGGAGATGCTGACTATGGTATTTATAATTTAGTTCATTCAAAAGCTTTTGGACCTGGTGGTAATAGAAGTTTTTATTCTAATTCAAAAGTTGATACTTTATTAGAATCAGCAAGAATTGAATTAGATCCTATAAAAAGAGCTGATATGTATAAAACTATTCAAGAAATTTTATATGAAGATTTACCACTTATTCCTCTTTATTATAAACTATCTAATATAGGTGCTTCAAAATTTGTAAAAGGATTTGAATTTGATTTATCTGATGCTCATAGACTTAGAACAGTGTATTTTGAAAATAAATAA
- the pnuC gene encoding nicotinamide riboside transporter PnuC encodes MTKSKHHWILLISIFIGLLLISYGTFIDFSNFNNPSSKDLLGLVLSFISSIMGIIFIVLEVEEKKSMFIIGIIGSLSSVLYLYFWSPLLWDMSIAIVYIILNIYGIYYWTHPKKHRQKINNTLNTKTLTSTEWYKYLVLCIIGIIILYYLGVSLGKYSSNLQAVTDATTTILAILAQWFVSKKYLEMWYIWILVNIISIPLYISIHSYIYVMVYIYYLVMSFYGLYIWKYKISIIKNKVSYE; translated from the coding sequence ATGACTAAAAGCAAACATCATTGGATTTTATTAATTTCTATATTTATAGGTTTATTATTAATAAGTTATGGAACATTTATCGATTTTTCTAATTTTAATAATCCTTCTTCTAAAGATTTATTAGGATTAGTGTTAAGTTTTATCTCATCTATTATGGGTATAATCTTCATTGTCTTAGAAGTTGAAGAAAAAAAATCTATGTTTATTATAGGTATTATTGGATCATTATCTTCTGTTCTTTATTTATATTTTTGGTCTCCTTTATTATGGGATATGTCTATTGCCATAGTTTATATTATTTTAAATATTTATGGAATCTACTATTGGACTCATCCAAAAAAACATAGACAAAAAATTAATAATACACTCAATACTAAAACATTAACATCAACAGAATGGTATAAATATCTAGTACTATGTATAATAGGAATTATCATTTTGTATTATCTAGGGGTATCTTTGGGAAAATACAGTTCCAATTTGCAAGCTGTTACTGATGCAACTACTACTATTTTAGCAATTCTAGCTCAGTGGTTCGTCTCTAAAAAATATCTTGAAATGTGGTATATCTGGATATTAGTAAATATTATCAGTATACCTCTTTATATCAGTATTCATTCCTATATCTATGTGATGGTTTATATTTATTACTTAGTGATGTCTTTTTATGGATTATATATTTGGAAATATAAGATATCGATTATTAAAAATAAAGTTTCTTATGAATAA
- the thiD gene encoding bifunctional hydroxymethylpyrimidine kinase/phosphomethylpyrimidine kinase, whose translation MIQNPVLSIAGFDNSGGAGIQADLKVFSSFGCYGMTVLTALAVQNTMGVKSCHIIPCSVIKEQLESIFEDIPPQAIKIGMLFNEEIINTVYEFLIKNALDIPIILDPVMLAKSGDQLLLPEARQSLIKKIVPLATIITPNVPEALELIGSITPSPSQEKIAHEILKLGCKSVLIKGGHYHHEDATDLFLHDDKIELFSTKRINTKNTHGTGCTLSAAITAAIAQGYSLSDSVKYAKKYLTNAILSASQQSVGNGAGPTDHLWFLDEACSGKLYD comes from the coding sequence ATGATACAAAATCCTGTTTTATCTATTGCTGGGTTTGACAATTCAGGTGGAGCAGGCATACAAGCTGATCTTAAAGTGTTTTCTTCTTTTGGATGTTATGGTATGACAGTACTTACTGCACTAGCGGTACAGAACACTATGGGTGTTAAAAGTTGCCATATAATCCCTTGTTCTGTTATTAAAGAACAATTAGAGAGTATTTTTGAAGATATTCCACCCCAAGCTATTAAAATTGGAATGCTTTTCAATGAAGAAATTATTAATACCGTCTATGAATTTTTAATAAAGAATGCACTAGATATTCCTATTATTCTTGATCCTGTTATGCTTGCAAAAAGTGGTGATCAATTATTATTACCAGAAGCAAGACAGAGTCTAATCAAAAAAATAGTTCCTTTAGCAACAATCATTACGCCTAATGTTCCTGAAGCACTTGAATTAATAGGAAGCATAACACCTTCACCTTCTCAAGAGAAGATAGCTCATGAAATATTAAAATTAGGTTGTAAATCTGTATTAATAAAAGGTGGTCACTACCATCATGAAGATGCCACTGATTTATTTTTACATGATGATAAAATTGAATTATTTAGTACCAAAAGAATAAATACCAAAAATACTCACGGTACAGGATGTACTTTATCAGCAGCTATTACAGCGGCTATTGCTCAAGGATATAGTTTGTCTGATAGTGTAAAATATGCTAAAAAATATCTTACTAATGCTATTTTATCAGCTTCTCAACAAAGTGTAGGTAATGGTGCAGGTCCTACAGATCATTTATGGTTTTTAGATGAAGCTTGTTCGGGAAAATTATATGACTAA
- the thiM gene encoding hydroxyethylthiazole kinase has translation MIDIREIKYKIETLNPLILNLTNLVTMDFIANTLLALGASPIMSNNKIDALELVQISHAININIGTLDHDFLELTLSIVKANNKQKPMILDPVGIGASSIRAQAVSMLLPYCTILRGNASEINTIHNSSIYKPKGVDTCITSEIALDNALNISQKQNITVAISGEIDYIIYNKLYQSCPFGNFLMPKITGMGCVLSSVIAVFNSVESNPFKATFLAHLYYNLCGELAYAKQNSLGYFKNNFIDMIYQPDYDYIQNKINSLELPRNI, from the coding sequence ATGATTGATATCAGAGAAATTAAATACAAAATTGAAACACTCAATCCATTGATATTAAACCTCACAAATCTTGTTACTATGGATTTTATTGCAAACACTCTGCTAGCTTTAGGAGCTTCCCCTATTATGAGTAACAATAAGATTGATGCTCTTGAATTAGTACAAATTTCTCATGCTATTAATATTAATATAGGAACACTCGATCATGATTTTTTAGAATTGACTTTAAGTATAGTTAAAGCTAACAACAAACAAAAACCCATGATATTAGATCCTGTAGGCATAGGTGCTAGTAGTATAAGAGCTCAAGCAGTTTCTATGTTATTGCCTTACTGTACTATACTTAGAGGAAATGCCAGTGAAATTAATACGATACATAATTCTTCTATTTACAAACCTAAAGGTGTTGATACTTGCATTACATCAGAAATAGCTCTTGATAATGCACTTAACATCAGTCAAAAACAAAATATTACTGTAGCTATTTCTGGAGAAATTGATTATATTATATATAATAAATTATATCAATCCTGCCCCTTTGGAAATTTTCTCATGCCTAAAATTACAGGGATGGGATGTGTCTTATCTAGTGTTATCGCTGTTTTCAATAGCGTCGAATCCAATCCTTTTAAAGCTACTTTTTTAGCACATCTTTATTATAATTTGTGTGGTGAACTAGCTTATGCAAAACAAAATTCTTTAGGCTATTTCAAAAACAACTTTATCGATATGATCTATCAACCTGATTATGATTACATACAAAACAAAATCAATTCATTAGAATTACCAAGGAATATATAA
- a CDS encoding thiamine phosphate synthase — MIPFYRLMLISQKNNIPTPKYLDFIKKCADGGITSLQLREKSLSQEELLDLGEQLLRILTPYHIPLVINDYSTIAQQLTTPYIHIGQKDDSIQKVLTKFPKGHIGISIESLENLHSANKENNLSYVTASAVFPSQNKSNLSTIWGLNGLKLLSSISKHPITAIGGITLQNTTSIIQHGAQGIALIGAVHNAKDPYKTTKEFRTLLDDLLQEHI, encoded by the coding sequence ATGATCCCTTTTTACAGACTTATGTTGATTAGTCAAAAAAATAATATTCCTACACCAAAATATCTTGATTTTATCAAAAAATGTGCTGATGGTGGGATAACTTCATTACAGTTAAGAGAAAAATCACTTTCTCAAGAAGAACTTTTAGACTTGGGAGAACAATTACTAAGAATATTAACTCCTTATCATATTCCTTTAGTTATCAATGATTATTCTACTATTGCACAACAACTGACGACTCCTTACATTCACATAGGACAAAAAGACGATTCTATTCAAAAAGTTCTAACAAAATTTCCAAAAGGACATATTGGTATCTCTATAGAAAGTTTAGAAAATTTACACAGTGCCAATAAAGAAAATAATCTTAGCTATGTTACTGCTAGTGCTGTATTTCCTTCACAAAACAAATCTAATCTCTCAACTATTTGGGGATTAAATGGATTAAAATTATTATCATCTATTAGTAAACACCCTATTACTGCAATTGGTGGAATTACTCTGCAAAATACCACGAGTATTATTCAACATGGAGCTCAAGGAATAGCACTTATTGGAGCTGTTCACAATGCTAAAGATCCCTATAAAACAACTAAAGAATTTAGAACATTACTAGATGATTTATTACAGGAACACATATGA
- a CDS encoding DUF2147 domain-containing protein, whose amino-acid sequence MKNIKLLLVILVLSTSTFALEATDLTGMWYLPKDDAGLIAVANLFQKDNKFYGIGFKYSDGTVNPNKDINNPDPTLRDRLIRNSMIVNGIEIKNNKLANGEIYNPEAGKYYYLNGTLSNDKKTITWKATIDKAGLFGKTLIWTKVEDPTPFTNSLHSPSELNSLIPIRQKQ is encoded by the coding sequence ATGAAAAATATTAAATTATTACTAGTTATATTAGTACTCAGTACTTCTACTTTCGCATTAGAAGCGACAGATCTAACAGGTATGTGGTATCTCCCTAAAGATGATGCTGGTCTTATAGCAGTTGCAAATTTATTTCAAAAAGATAATAAATTTTATGGTATAGGATTTAAATATAGTGATGGTACGGTTAATCCTAATAAAGATATTAACAATCCTGATCCAACATTAAGAGATCGTCTGATTCGTAATAGTATGATTGTAAATGGTATTGAGATCAAAAATAATAAATTAGCTAATGGCGAAATTTATAATCCAGAAGCAGGTAAATATTATTATCTTAACGGAACTCTATCTAATGACAAAAAAACTATTACTTGGAAAGCTACTATCGATAAAGCAGGTCTTTTTGGTAAAACATTAATTTGGACAAAAGTTGAAGATCCTACACCTTTTACTAATTCTTTACATAGCCCTAGTGAGCTAAACTCTCTTATTCCTATAAGACAAAAACAATAA